The Caballeronia sp. SL2Y3 genome includes a window with the following:
- a CDS encoding TlpA disulfide reductase family protein, producing the protein MSQTTQDTSGRAKSPLRYIVMALVAGVIACTGYFAFGGQQRVPDATFTLLSGQKISTSADLKGKVYLVNFWATSCETCMKEMPEMINTYNKFKGRGLEFVAVAMNYDAPMYVSNYAQTRNLPFKVAMDDGSAAKQFGNVQLTPTTFVVDKNGKILKRYVGEPTFAELDALLDKALGSAA; encoded by the coding sequence ATGTCCCAAACCACGCAAGATACTTCCGGCCGCGCCAAAAGCCCGCTGCGTTACATCGTCATGGCGCTCGTCGCGGGCGTGATCGCCTGTACCGGCTATTTCGCGTTCGGCGGCCAGCAGCGCGTGCCGGACGCCACGTTCACGCTGCTGTCGGGACAGAAGATTTCGACATCGGCGGATCTGAAGGGCAAGGTCTATCTCGTCAACTTCTGGGCGACGAGCTGCGAGACCTGCATGAAGGAAATGCCCGAGATGATCAACACGTACAACAAGTTCAAGGGGCGCGGGCTGGAGTTCGTCGCGGTCGCCATGAACTACGACGCGCCGATGTACGTCAGCAATTACGCGCAGACGCGCAACCTGCCGTTCAAGGTCGCGATGGACGACGGCAGCGCCGCCAAGCAGTTCGGCAACGTGCAACTGACGCCGACCACCTTCGTCGTCGACAAGAACGGCAAGATCCTGAAGCGCTACGTCGGCGAGCCGACGTTCGCGGAACTGGATGCGCTGCTGGACAAGGCGCTCGGCTCCGCGGCCTGA
- a CDS encoding ammonium transporter, which produces MRNFLMSLMVAGALIGANVGTALAEDASAPVAASAPASDAASTASAPASANTAMASSAEAAAAASGASEAAPAAPTEPFSVDSSKISSGDTAWMLTSVALVLFMTIPGLALFYAGMVRKKNVLATAMQSFAICCLVTILWTVVGYSIAFTPGGSFIGGFSRVFLHGMAYIKGDKATTLTVSHLASTIPESVYFAFQLTFAIITPALITGAFADRMKFSAMLVFMALWSLIVYSPIAHMVWEPTGWLATAGVLDFAGGTVVHINAGIAGLMCCLVLGKRVGYGREVMAPHNLVLSLIGASMLWVGWFGFNAGSAVAADGRAGFAMLTTQIATAFAAFGWMFAEWLTKGKPSVLGIISGAVAGLVAVTPASGFVGVTGAIVIGIVAGVVCFWSATWLKHKFNYDDSLDAFGVHGVGGIIGALLTGVFAVKDIGGFDGSVLVQAKGVLITLIYSGVVSFVLLKIIDMTMGLRVTEEQEREGLDVTLHGEHVE; this is translated from the coding sequence ATGCGCAACTTTTTGATGTCATTGATGGTGGCGGGCGCGCTGATCGGCGCGAATGTCGGCACCGCACTCGCAGAGGACGCGTCCGCTCCGGTCGCCGCCTCGGCACCCGCGTCCGACGCCGCTTCAACGGCAAGCGCACCCGCCAGCGCCAACACGGCGATGGCTTCGTCGGCAGAAGCCGCCGCTGCTGCATCGGGCGCCTCCGAAGCTGCGCCCGCCGCGCCGACCGAGCCGTTCTCGGTCGATTCGTCCAAGATCAGCTCGGGCGATACCGCGTGGATGCTGACCTCGGTCGCGCTCGTGCTGTTCATGACGATCCCCGGTCTCGCGCTCTTCTACGCCGGCATGGTGCGCAAGAAGAACGTGCTCGCGACCGCGATGCAGAGCTTTGCGATCTGCTGTCTCGTGACGATCCTCTGGACGGTCGTGGGCTACAGCATCGCGTTCACGCCGGGCGGGTCGTTCATCGGCGGCTTCTCGCGCGTGTTCCTGCACGGCATGGCCTACATCAAGGGCGACAAGGCGACGACGCTCACCGTCAGCCATCTCGCCTCGACCATTCCGGAGTCGGTCTACTTCGCGTTCCAGTTGACGTTCGCGATCATCACGCCCGCGCTCATCACCGGCGCGTTCGCCGACCGCATGAAGTTCTCCGCGATGCTCGTGTTCATGGCGCTGTGGTCGCTGATCGTCTACTCGCCGATCGCGCACATGGTCTGGGAACCGACCGGCTGGCTGGCAACGGCAGGCGTGCTCGACTTCGCGGGCGGCACGGTGGTGCACATCAACGCGGGTATCGCGGGTCTGATGTGCTGTCTCGTGCTCGGCAAGCGTGTCGGCTATGGCCGCGAAGTCATGGCGCCGCATAACCTCGTGCTCTCGCTGATCGGCGCGTCGATGTTGTGGGTCGGCTGGTTCGGCTTCAACGCAGGCTCGGCGGTCGCGGCTGACGGCCGTGCCGGCTTCGCGATGCTCACCACGCAAATCGCCACCGCGTTCGCCGCGTTCGGCTGGATGTTCGCGGAGTGGCTCACGAAGGGCAAGCCGTCGGTGCTCGGCATCATTTCGGGCGCGGTGGCGGGTCTCGTCGCGGTGACGCCTGCATCGGGCTTCGTCGGCGTGACGGGCGCGATCGTGATCGGCATCGTCGCGGGCGTGGTCTGCTTCTGGTCGGCGACGTGGCTCAAGCACAAGTTCAACTACGACGACTCGCTCGATGCGTTCGGCGTGCACGGCGTCGGCGGCATTATCGGCGCGCTGTTGACCGGCGTGTTCGCGGTGAAGGACATCGGCGGCTTCGACGGTTCGGTGCTCGTGCAGGCGAAGGGCGTGCTCATCACGCTGATCTACTCGGGCGTCGTGAGCTTTGTCCTGCTGAAGATCATCGACATGACCATGGGCCTGCGCGTGACGGAAGAACAGGAACGCGAAGGTCTCGACGTGACCCTGCACGGCGAACACGTCGAATGA
- a CDS encoding P-II family nitrogen regulator, with the protein MKLITAIIKPFKLDEAREALSAIGVSGITVTEVKGFGRQKGHTELYRGAEYVVDFLPKVKIEAAVSDDIVDQAIEAVERAARTGKIGDGKIFVTAIEQVIRIRTGETGADAL; encoded by the coding sequence ATGAAACTCATCACCGCAATCATCAAGCCGTTCAAGCTCGACGAAGCGCGCGAGGCGCTTTCGGCGATCGGCGTTTCGGGCATTACCGTCACGGAAGTGAAGGGCTTCGGCCGGCAGAAAGGGCATACCGAGCTGTATCGCGGCGCGGAGTACGTCGTCGACTTCCTGCCGAAGGTGAAGATCGAGGCAGCCGTTTCGGACGACATCGTGGATCAGGCGATCGAAGCCGTCGAACGCGCGGCACGCACGGGCAAGATCGGCGACGGCAAGATCTTCGTCACCGCAATCGAACAGGTGATTCGCATTCGCACCGGCGAGACCGGCGCGGACGCGCTCTAA
- a CDS encoding accessory factor UbiK family protein — protein sequence MKQPNDVFNDLQQKMSELFKNSPAKDVERNMKAMLSQGFSKLDLVTREEFDTQTQVLVRTRARLEELEKRVAQLEQRLTSTGAAQD from the coding sequence ATGAAGCAGCCCAACGACGTGTTCAACGACCTGCAGCAGAAGATGAGCGAGCTATTCAAGAACTCGCCCGCGAAGGACGTCGAAAGAAACATGAAGGCGATGCTTTCTCAAGGCTTCTCGAAGCTCGACCTCGTCACGCGCGAAGAATTCGATACGCAGACGCAAGTGCTCGTGCGCACGCGCGCGCGGCTCGAAGAACTGGAAAAGCGCGTCGCGCAGCTGGAGCAGCGGTTGACGAGCACCGGCGCGGCGCAAGACTAA